A window of the Ostrea edulis chromosome 1, xbOstEdul1.1, whole genome shotgun sequence genome harbors these coding sequences:
- the LOC125668003 gene encoding dopamine receptor 2-like — protein sequence MEAVVFSCGCQSKFYMVVNDSKVVLESASNWSGPGKNGEGFHANAGTIVLGAFLFLLIFLTILGNSLVLMAVVMRRKLRTVSNMFIVSLSLTDFLLGSIVMIPSALQEIFEEWIFVQEYCAVWVSFDVMLSSASVLNVCLISIDRYISIITPLRYKTVMTFQKAFLMLGVAWTIAILSSFVPIMAGFHNPDVPSLKNLTLFSKTPLCLFIISGTYGVIATTVTILCPIIIAIVLYYRVSKEAKRQAFFASTLLAPGHVLLRQHVPTKHLREPFTRKATVTLGTIVGAYVTTWSPFLCANIVEGFCQCIPGKLFTSFVWLGYCNSLINPIIYPLFMRDFRKVYVLALSKCCPFLHKIKNFRIEQTLYKGIQHQIQ from the coding sequence ATGGAAGCAGTTGTGTTTTCTTGTGGATGCCAAAGTAAATTCTACATGGTTGTCAACGACTCAAAAGTCGTACTGGAAAGTGCATCCAACTGGTCGGGACCCGGAAAGAACGGGGAAGGTTTTCATGCAAATGCAGGAACAATTGTCCTAGGagcatttttatttcttttgatatttttaaccATTTTGGGCAATTCACTTGTTCTGATGGCGGTGGTTATGAGAAGGAAACTACGAACGGTGTCCAATATGTTTATTGTGTCCTTAAGTTTGACCGATTTTCTGTTGGGATCTATCGTAATGATACCGTCTGCTCTCCAGGAAATATTTGAAGAATGGATTTTTGTTCAAGAGTATTGTGCAGTATGGGTATCATTCGACGTGATGCTATCTAGTGCTTCTGTTTTAAATGTATGCCTTATCAGCATAGACCGCTACATCTCCATTATCACGCCTTTAAGATACAAAACAGTGATGACCTTCCAAAAAGCTTTCTTAATGCTGGGAGTTGCGTGGACCATAGCAATTCTGTCCTCTTTTGTTCCAATTATGGCTGGATTTCACAATCCCGATGTTCCCTCTTTGAAGAATTTAACTTTATTTTCTAAAACCCCGCTGTGTTTGTTCATTATAAGCGGTACGTATGGTGTGATCGCCACAACAGTAACAATTTTATGTCCAATTATCATAGCTATTGTTCTCTATTATCGCGTTTCAAAGGAAGCAAAAAGACAAGCTTTTTTTGCAAGTACCCTTCTCGCTCCAGGCCATGTTCTTCTTAGACAACATGTTCCTACAAAACATTTAAGGGAGCCTTTCACCCGGAAAGCCACGGTGACGTTGGGGACAATCGTAGGTGCTTACGTCACAACATGGTCTCCGTTTCTGTGTGCTAATATCGTGGAAGGATTTTGTCAGTGCATTCCAGGAAAATTGTTTACGTCATTTGTATGGCTTGGTTACTGTAACAGCTTAATTAACCCAATTATTTATCCTTTATTCATGAGAGATTTCAGAAAGGTCTATGTTTTGGCTCTGTCCAAATGCTGTCCGTTCTTACATAAAATAAAGAACTTTCGAATAGAACAAACATTATACAAAGGAATACAACATCAGATTCAGTAA